Proteins encoded by one window of Melospiza georgiana isolate bMelGeo1 chromosome 18, bMelGeo1.pri, whole genome shotgun sequence:
- the BCL7A gene encoding B-cell CLL/lymphoma 7 protein family member A encodes MSGRSVRAETRSRAKDDIKRVMAAIEKVRKWEKKWVTVGDTSLRIYKWVPVTEPKVDDKSKNKKKGKDEKCGSEVTTPENSSSPGMMDMHDDNSNQSSIADASPIKQENSSNSSPAPEQNLATQADGTEVKSDETQAEAKEQPGSEDTSDEQNSQSSMENSMNSSEKAEIQSSGENDLITEASKNSQDSEGVPPSKKMKVEASQQNVEEI; translated from the exons ATGTCGGGCCGGTCGGTGCGGGCCGAGACCCGGAGCCGGGCGAAGGATGATATCAAGCGGGTGATGGCGGCCATCGAGAAAGTGCGCAAATG GGAGAAGAAGTGGGTGACAGTTGGCGACACATCCCTAAGGATTTACAAATGGGTACCAGTAACAGAGCCTAAAGTGGATGAT aaaagtaAGAATAAGAAAAAGGGCAAAGATGAAAAGTGTGGCTCTGAAGTGACCACCCCAGAGAacagctcctccccagggatGATGGACATGCATG ATGACAATAGCAACCAGAGTTCAATAGCTGATGCTTCTCCAATcaaacaggaaaacagcagcaattccagcccagccccagagcagaaCTTGGCAACACAAGCAGACGGCACTGAAGTCAAGTCTGACGAAACTCAGGCAGAGGCAAAGGAGCAGCCTGGTTCAGAAG ATACCTCTGATGAACAGAATTCACAGTCTTCAATGGAAAATTCCATGAATAGttcagagaaagcagaaattcaGTCCTCTGGAGAAAATGATTTAATTACAGAGGCATCTAAAAACTCTCAG GACTCTGAAGGAGTGCCACCTTCTAAAAAGATGAAAGTAGAGGCTTCCCAACAAAATGTTGAAGAGATTTAG